The genomic interval GAGCTGAAGAGAGAATATGGGTAGAAGAGATATAGATTTAAGACAAGAAAAGGTATgaagaatttcataattttactttttgggTGGAATTTGAAATTCTCTAGTTAGTATCAAACTACTCAAGTAAATGATTTgaatttctataaaaaaaaaaattatcctctAAAACTTTCCCATCCGAACACACTATGAGGgagaataatataattttaaaaagtagaGGGGAGAATAATATAGTTTAATCATTTCTTGGGATAGGATTTAATGTTCCCAACTAAATATCATCCTTAAATTGTCTAGTTAGTTACACTGTTCAGTTATGTTACATTTGCTATGATAGCACTTGTATCTAATCAAAGTCTGTATCTGGTCTATGGACGAACAGATTTAGGCTTGTAGGCTTCTTGGTATGGTAGCGGTTATTTGGTCGTTAgcacctaatttttttttatttgtagatGTCTCTCATCCATGCCATCAGGTAAAGAAGTTTGATTTAGTGTGGTTGTGTTGAATTAGAGTATTATTTTAGAATAGTGTAAAGTGTTTGAGCCTAAAAAGACCATGCATCAAtatgaagattttttttgtttgtcaGCTGCTTATGATTGAAAATCCTATTATTTTTTGTGGTTTTTTGACAGGTATGCTGCATCTGCCTGGCAAAGTATGAAAATAACGATGAGTTGAGAGAATTGCCTTGTTCTCATCTTTTCCACAAAGATTGTGTGGATAAATGGTTGAAGATAAATTCATTATGCCCTCTTTGCAAGAGTGATGCTGGTGAGAACTTAACAGGATTGGTCTCAGGAGAAGATGCCATCCAACATCGGAGTGAGAGCAGGATTGAGAATGACCTCGCGAGTACCTCAGTTTAGTCGATTATATACAAATACACAATTGGATCCACCCTCTCATTTTCCTTGAGAACTGGATCATGTCCTCTGGCAAGTTACTGGAGAGAAAGAACCAGTCACCTTTGGTAATGGTGGGTAATGGTGGGTAACTAATCACCTATTTATGAAACTGGAGTTTGCACAATAAACTGCATTTCTCTCATAGCAAGAAGATGGCCTTCTCAATGAAAAGGAAATAATCTGAAGCCCCTTTTGCATACGCCCAACTTGTACTCTTGTAAAGTCTTTTCTACGCACTTCACTTTTTGGAAGGATGCTTGATTGAGGTCATCCATTCCATATCATTTTTGTTGATGTATTTTCCTTTACTTGTTGAAACTTTACGATGGCCGATACAGGACATACCCGTCGTAGTCTAGTGCTGCAACTAATTGTTCAAGGGACGCTCATCATGGCCATAAACCGTCTGGTATTGACGAACGACGGGAGTTAAAGCGTATGATTTCATGTAAATGAGTTACAGgaatatacacatatatataacGTGGAGTTATTGCCATTTCCATCATTTGGCAATTGTGTCACCCCTttgtaaatctttttttttcttccaattcGCGAGGATTATTTTAAGGCATTTTACTGCCGATCACGTGTTATTTTGGCCTCATTGATTATTCTTCATAGTAGttcattttgttattatttaacaaTATGGGTGAACACATGATATTTTGAACCAGTAATGATTGGAGCCCAACTATCTAGAATTTTaccaaaactaaaaataacacTTAATAAATGACAATTGATTTTGTTCTTGGGATACTCTAAAAGTTCACAAACAACATTTTCTTTGCAGTTAAGGGTGGTCCGCATTAGTAAGGTTGGTGATTGGGACTGTAGGATGTCTTTGTTGAGTACATTTTAacattttcttgattttttttataaacattttctGTTGAGTTCCATATATAAACGGAAATAGTTCAATATACAATTGAAACAAGTTGCATTGAGAGTTTATTCAAAACCTAAATAATGTCCAATTATCCTAATCAATTAAATGATACAAATaggtatttttatttattttatttttaatttttttaaacaaacacttaatattatatttttaattaaaaaaattacacaattacttcaaatatattgttttttctgaaaaattattccttcaacaatttttcttccaattaattacttcttaaattaattattttcaaaattatttttaattatttttttcccaaaaatattattactcaATGTAATTATCTCTcaattctaattttaaaaaatatttatatttctacacttttatttaaaaaatatatttctcaattatttaatttcaaatcattaatatttaattatttatctctattttttCCTTCCCATTATTTcgaaatgaaaaagagaaattCCTCATCAGAATTCAATTATCCAGGAACTAAATTCCGAACAGCTTGCAACCAATTCATGTTCGGAATTGAGCTTCTCGGGGATCTAATTTTGAACTAACACAGTAGAATACGTTATCTGTGTAATTAAATGGAAAAAATTGAATCATCTATTCTCTTTCCATGTcgcttcttttcttttcttttcttttctcttaaatTTGAAGTGAAAGTGCATGAACGGATTAGTTAGGTTTTGGTTCATCTAACTCTTATCTATTTTCATACATCTTCATCTTCTATTAATAGAAGTTCTTCTTCAATATCTTCAATGTCTTCCTCATTTTCTAtggattttctatttttattcgtcttagtatttaaatttctaagacatatattaacaaaagacaaacaattttttttttaatttgttgaacTTCCAAGTTACAAGTTGTAGaagttcaaattaaaaataattacatcctttttttttaatcagagATCCCTCTTATACATCAAAACAATTACAATAGTCATGCACACTTAAGTAGTATCTACCTCTCTTTTTgtttaaatcattttaaaaattcaagatAACAGAAAAAATctcaagacaaaaaaaaaatccaagacAACAGCAAATCACTCTTTATTACATTAAATCAATCTTCACTCTCGGTTTGCAAGGCTTATGTATAGCACAATTCCACAACGCTCTCGCTGAAGTTTTCATGTAGCATAGGAGAAGTGAGGATAAGATGTTCCCATGGTAAAAATTTTAAATCCCAATTTATTACATAATAATACGAAACAAAACGATTCTGTGATTCTTCTTCCGCCCGATACAATTACGATACAGAGCAAAAACAATTGTTCAATCAATTCGTAAACAATTATTCAATCAATTCCTATCATGGGAGGCACGAACCGTATTGTTTTGTGCGAATTGTATCGTGATTCGAACGATACTTAGTACCATCGTAAAAAAGGACAATTAAATATGTTGTATATATCTATTGCAGCAAAACCTCAAAGTTAGCTCACCATGGTACAATCAAGCAAGCAAGTCCACAAGACACTATATTTAATCCATCCCAAGAGAAAATCACCTTTACTTTatatgttgtttttcttttacctCTCTCACACCTCAATTCATGTAATTGAAAGGGGTTCCAAATTACACAATTGCTCAAGCaactcaaaaagaaaacatttcaGACCATAATGACCAAAACAAGACAAAGCTGCGAACTATACAGAACCATTAAATCGATGATCGAGAGATCGCCAcctaaagtaaaatattttgatttttacaCTTATTTTTATATCCAAAGAAACCAATTATGAATGACAAACCAATTCATAAGACATCGCCTGATGCCATGTGACTAGACGAAGTGCTGGTTTCCTCTGCTACATTCTTCTGTTTTAAGGAAGTAGATTCAGCTGCTAATCCAGATTCTGAAACATCACCAATATCAAGTGTCTCTGGAAGAGTTCCAGAAGATTCATCACCCTCTAACTGAAACACGAAAACGGAAAAGCCTCAAAAGTTAGTTTGCAACTTAACGGGTTTTGAAATTGATCCATTAACACTTGATCTGACTACTATAAGTATCTCCACCTAATGAATGTTTTGCCTTTACATAATTAAACTATGATAATTCTTTCAATTCATTATACCAGAAAATGTTAAACTAACATCAATTGGCACAGATTTTAGACATGACAACATCCATATCTGCAAGGGATATATAATATTTCAGAACAAGAAGGGTGGGAAGCGCATTATATTAAAGCACAATGTATGAAACTCcttaaattatttagaaaacAGAAAAGCAAACCAATTgaatataaacttaaaaaatatcaaacaaagTTTACAATAATGAgtggaattttaaaaaaacaaacatgGACATAGAAATCTCATATTACTTTAAAGTTCAACAACCATTAGATGGAAACGTTTCTTCTATCCATTATCATCTGGAGAGACAATCTTCAGGAAGAACAAGAATGGAAAAAGAAAGGGGGATCACTTTATTATTTCATCAGCTTTTTATTACACATTTAACCAAAATCTCCAATTCAGTATCATAGCATATTACCTGATTCAACATTTACACAGCATGAATAGAAGCTAATATTTGACTATGCTTACATAAATGAAGACATAAAAAAGTTTTGTCAATTAATTAATTGGAAGAATAAAAATGAGGCACTGGATAAACAAATCTAAACCCCAGAAACTAATAACTTTATAATTATACCTCGAGTTGACTGAGCATGTCAATAGCAGCATCCAAGTCTCCACTGTTTACATTATAGACATCTACAAGGGACTGATAAGATATGCCAGGAAATGTTATCCTAAGATATTCCAAATCCATATCCAGATCTTCGGCTAGCAGCTGATTTTCCGCCACCTCTGCCACATTCTGAGACGATGATGTGTAAGAACTTGAGGCAAGCTGGTTTTTTGTTGGAAAAGCTTCAGGGGTAAAAAGCCTTTCTGAACTAGAATTGATAAGTTGCTGATCATTTGTGGCATCCTGACGAGTCTGAAACCAAACACTTCCATCATAATTCTTGGAATCTTTTTCTGTAAAAGTAGTTCTACCATCTGCCCCCCTTTTAGAGAGAGGAACATATGAGGCTGCATACGGATTCAAAGACGATGATTGCGGCCTCATTGAGTTGAAACAGGTGCAGATAAACTATTCTTCTTATTGATCTTCCTTTCCCCACACATACAAGAGAAAGCATCAGTCAACACGAAGCTAAAGTTAATCAAAAGGTAAATTATTTTCTTGGGGcatctaaaataaatacaagAAAGAATCCAAACCTTCAAATCTGAAAGAATCTACAAATGCaaaaattaaagagaaaaagaaaaaagatacaGAGTAGAGTATGATTGAACAAACTCTAACCAGCAGACTACAGAGCCAAAACACAAAATATCAACGGGGATTCAatcattaaattttattgtaacCCTTTTAATAAGTGCATGTGAAAGTAAATAGATTCAATAGAATATGTTTTATCATTCCTTGATGGAGAACTCATACACAAATTTAAAACATCAGATCAAGAATTTATTCTGAGAAGATCAATAAACAAGTAAAAACAAAACCTTTAAAATTTCACTTTTCAGTGATCCCTTTTCAAACACCAGCAAGATCAGGCTAAACTAAAACTTCAATCAAATAtctaaacaattttaaaaacatcGATCCAGAGAAGTATTGATTGGAACCCAATAACACCAAACGACAATTTAATCAGCAACAAATGGTAACTAATAAAATTGTGATTCGAATTGCACAGAAAgcaaaagaagagaaagaaaatgaaaaatgggAACAAACCAGTAAGAAAGAAACCCTAATTCTTGAGATCGCTGTGAATGGAAAGAAGGAGAGAAAACTATAATGAAACCATTGAGACAaggaagttaattttttttttcttggcaCAACTGTGATTTTGTTAGAAAATcactatatttatataataactataaaatataaaaaaataatttattgtaaatatattaagaaaagaaaacgCTGACATGTTTTTCTGTCTTTTTTTTATAGCTTTGTTTAtttgaattaatatttaatcaCTAAAATCTGATTctattttgattaaaaattagtaataaatgagataaaattgagttaaattATTTGTTGGTATGGTTTATTAATTATGTTGAATTGaatatttaagaaatatatataattatcataaagatttcttttatgatatttgttttaaaataataccAGCGGGAATACAATATTTATGTTTGTGtatctatatttatatatatttatgtttaatattaaaattaaaaataattaatatttttattatttatatatatttatatttaatattaaaatttgaataattaatatttttattatttatataattatatttaatattaaaaaataaataaacaatgattatttatatatttatactgctaatataaatttatagttttctaataatataaatatacatgatAATGAGAATGCACACAAATCTTTTTAATATAGTTAATGATATATTATGATTGATACATAGTTATAGTTGtatatgaacaaaattataatatatatatatatatatatatatataaataaatacaaaagcGATGGGACTCAACTAAACCCattcaaaatttctaaaatgtgaaagtttaatataataattgtaaaaaatatattagaaaattCCCTCTCACCAAATAAAATCATCATCTTTAATACCATAATTAGTCAAACTATTACCATACCTATATAGATTAGATaccaaaaaatatatgaaattcaTCATTTCAATAAACTCATGTCTCAATCAAACTCATGTACTCGTGAAATGCAtggatttaattttaaaatataatatatttattatataaatttaaattttaaaaaatatttaaataataaaaaataatatgtataacataaataaaaatttattattatataattttgaaataataattataaaaaaaagtcaatcataattttgttttttagaaaatgattgtttattatttaatatgtttCTTCTTGATATCATAATGCTCAATTTGATTTTTAGGACAACTTGTTTGTAACTCGGTAAATTATCTTTTAACACTACATGTAATATAATATTTcagtttttaataaaatcaaatatataattcGTTGAAGAgtagtagtaataataataataattaaaaaatatacaataaaacaattaaatattgTACAATTGTAATtgaagtaaaaatatttaaaaatatatttttgtttttaaaattcaaatatttgaacaaattttaacgcttaaaagaaaatgaacaaatttGATATTTTGGTAACTCGTTAAATTATTATTCAACACTATACTATGCAATAAGACAATTCAATACTTTAAAAGGTAATTGAtgcaaaatatttcaaaacaaatataaggtttttcaaattcaaatattgaAATAGATCCAACTATTGAAATAGAGTGAACAAATATGAATTTATGTTAAGTTAGTAAATTATCATTCAACACTGCATAAAATTCTTTAGTTTTCAATAAATTCAAACACATAATTCGCAAGTAAGTgagtaataataattacaaagatatgatagaataaaaaaactaaatacttTAAAATGGTAATTGatgcaaaaatatttaaaatgaaattaattattttttaaaattcaaatattgaAACATActtcaataatttaaaaaaataaatatatatgacATTTTGGTAActcaacaaattattatttaatactctAATAAACTTTTCAGTTTCTAATAAAACTAATCACACATACTTCATAAatgagtaataataataataattattataaaaatcactatacaataacaaaattaaatattgtaaagGAATTATTGAAGTCAAATAACATTTAACACTACATGAAACTTATCAGTTTTCAATAAAATC from Phaseolus vulgaris cultivar G19833 chromosome 1, P. vulgaris v2.0, whole genome shotgun sequence carries:
- the LOC137813367 gene encoding polyadenylate-binding protein-interacting protein 5-like: MRPQSSSLNPYAASYVPLSKRGADGRTTFTEKDSKNYDGSVWFQTRQDATNDQQLINSSSERLFTPEAFPTKNQLASSSYTSSSQNVAEVAENQLLAEDLDMDLEYLRITFPGISYQSLVDVYNVNSGDLDAAIDMLSQLELEGDESSGTLPETLDIGDVSESGLAAESTSLKQKNVAEETSTSSSHMASGDVL